From Salinirubellus salinus, the proteins below share one genomic window:
- a CDS encoding DUF6735 family protein produces the protein MSSRALVAYERPDGRYDTHEARGELLGSRITTRTPFGGRDRPVEPVPTERGVDRAALAARVAFGRHEALVLVAPDYDTRTFVALPFGVPDAASGTGALVESHGPGDESWLRGWVGGFRGALAEASARGLDAGEASDLLRAEAAGFEREGRTVLRPGGS, from the coding sequence GTGAGCAGCCGTGCCCTCGTCGCCTACGAGCGACCCGACGGCCGCTACGACACCCACGAGGCCCGCGGCGAACTGCTGGGGAGTCGCATCACCACCCGGACTCCCTTCGGCGGTCGGGACCGCCCCGTCGAGCCCGTGCCGACCGAGCGTGGCGTTGACCGGGCCGCACTCGCCGCGCGGGTCGCGTTCGGCCGCCACGAGGCGCTCGTCCTCGTCGCCCCCGACTACGACACGCGGACGTTCGTCGCGCTCCCGTTCGGGGTGCCGGACGCGGCGAGCGGTACGGGAGCCCTGGTCGAGAGCCACGGCCCGGGCGACGAGTCGTGGCTCCGCGGCTGGGTCGGGGGCTTCCGGGGAGCGCTGGCCGAGGCGTCGGCACGCGGGCTCGACGCTGGCGAGGCGAGCGACCTGCTCCGGGCGGAGGCGGCGGGGTTCGAGCGCGAGGGGCGGACCGTGCTCCGGCCGGGTGGGTCGTGA
- a CDS encoding low molecular weight phosphatase family protein — MSDRKRLAFVCVQNAGRSQMSAAFARREVAARGLDWEILTGGTHPADGVHPEVVEVMAELDVDLSEATPQRLTDEELSTCDVVATMGCSTLSLDADTDVRDWALPDPHGEDVDRVREIRETVRERVADLFDELKAETATASED; from the coding sequence ATGAGCGACCGGAAGCGCCTCGCGTTCGTCTGCGTGCAGAACGCTGGCCGCTCGCAGATGTCGGCCGCGTTCGCCCGCCGGGAGGTCGCAGCGCGCGGGCTTGACTGGGAGATTCTCACGGGGGGCACCCACCCGGCCGACGGGGTCCACCCCGAGGTCGTCGAGGTGATGGCCGAACTCGACGTCGACCTCTCCGAGGCGACGCCGCAGCGACTCACCGACGAGGAACTCTCGACGTGCGACGTGGTAGCGACGATGGGGTGTTCGACCCTCTCGCTCGACGCCGACACGGACGTCCGGGACTGGGCGCTCCCGGACCCCCACGGGGAGGACGTCGACCGGGTGCGCGAGATACGCGAGACGGTCCGGGAGCGGGTCGCCGACCTGTTCGACGAACTCAAGGCCGAGACGGCGACGGCGAGCGAGGACTGA
- the pheS gene encoding phenylalanine--tRNA ligase subunit alpha produces MPRRLPETQVVLLEAASATDEKTVDRLAEETGEKVETLTRAAFELADEGLLAVTERTAQDLSLTDEAREYLESGLPERRLYDAALDAGADEESVSLGRVIGASGLEGPEVDIALSNFARKGFGSIDSGEISVAPSGPEVDPEADPEAEALAVVGDDGADAGYLDENVLNRLESRDLLVRSETTVRSVTLTDEGVNAMMEGLETAETVGQVTSEMLTSGEWRDVEFAEYNVEADSEVEYGGRKHVLRQTADRVKDVLVGMGFDEMQGPHADAEFWINDCLFMPQDHPARTHWDQFALDLPPMKDLPEDLVARVEDAHRNGVGEDGDGYHSPWTEEVARGVDLRGHTTSLSMRYLSGHEVGDLEPPQRYFSVEKVYRNDTLDPTHLLEFFQIEGWVMADDLSVRDLMGTFTEFYEQFGITDIEFKPHYNPYTEPSFELFGTHPETGEIVEIGNSGIFREEVLRPLGVECDVMAWGLALERLLMLMYGFEDIRDVHGTLCDLDLLRTTEAVY; encoded by the coding sequence ATGCCACGTAGACTCCCGGAGACACAGGTCGTCTTGCTCGAAGCGGCGAGCGCGACCGACGAGAAGACCGTCGACCGACTGGCCGAGGAGACCGGCGAGAAGGTGGAGACGCTCACCCGCGCCGCCTTCGAACTCGCCGACGAGGGCCTCCTCGCCGTCACCGAACGCACAGCACAGGACCTCTCGCTGACCGACGAGGCCCGCGAGTACCTCGAATCGGGGCTCCCCGAGCGCCGGCTCTACGACGCCGCACTCGACGCCGGCGCCGACGAGGAGTCCGTCTCGCTCGGACGAGTCATCGGCGCTTCGGGCCTCGAAGGCCCCGAGGTCGACATCGCGCTCTCGAACTTCGCCCGCAAGGGGTTCGGGAGCATCGACTCGGGCGAGATATCGGTCGCGCCGTCGGGGCCGGAGGTTGACCCGGAGGCCGACCCCGAGGCCGAGGCGCTCGCCGTCGTCGGCGACGACGGCGCCGACGCGGGCTACCTCGACGAGAACGTCCTGAACCGACTCGAATCGCGCGACCTGCTCGTCCGGAGCGAGACGACCGTCCGCTCCGTGACCCTCACGGACGAGGGGGTCAACGCCATGATGGAGGGGCTGGAGACCGCCGAGACGGTCGGACAGGTCACCTCCGAGATGCTCACCTCGGGCGAGTGGCGCGACGTCGAGTTCGCCGAGTACAACGTCGAGGCCGATTCGGAGGTCGAGTACGGCGGGCGGAAACACGTCCTCCGGCAGACTGCCGACCGCGTGAAGGACGTCCTCGTCGGGATGGGGTTCGACGAGATGCAGGGCCCGCACGCCGACGCGGAGTTCTGGATCAACGACTGCCTGTTCATGCCGCAGGACCACCCCGCACGGACCCACTGGGACCAGTTCGCGCTGGACCTGCCGCCGATGAAGGACCTCCCCGAGGACCTCGTCGCGCGCGTCGAGGACGCCCACCGGAACGGCGTCGGCGAGGACGGCGACGGCTACCACTCGCCGTGGACCGAGGAGGTGGCCCGCGGCGTGGACCTCCGGGGCCACACCACCTCGCTGTCGATGCGGTACCTCTCGGGCCACGAGGTCGGTGACCTCGAACCGCCCCAGCGGTACTTCTCCGTCGAGAAGGTCTACCGGAACGACACGCTCGACCCGACCCACCTGCTGGAGTTCTTCCAGATCGAGGGCTGGGTGATGGCCGATGACCTCTCGGTGCGTGACCTGATGGGGACGTTCACCGAGTTCTACGAGCAGTTCGGCATCACGGACATCGAGTTCAAGCCCCACTACAACCCGTACACGGAACCCTCGTTCGAGCTGTTCGGCACCCACCCGGAGACGGGCGAGATCGTCGAGATCGGCAACTCCGGCATCTTCCGCGAGGAGGTCCTGCGCCCGCTCGGCGTCGAGTGTGACGTGATGGCGTGGGGGCTCGCGCTGGAGCGCCTGCTCATGCTCATGTACGGCTTCGAGGACATCCGCGACGTCCACGGGACGCTGTGTGACCTCGACCTGCTGCGGACCACGGAGGCGGTCTACTGA
- the yciH gene encoding stress response translation initiation inhibitor YciH: MAKDSLSDVAGLPDELGLDEAFAQEQQQLTVRVESRRYGKPMTIVEGFDDDLTSASDLKELASDLKKAVGAGGTVTEGHIEIQGDQTERVREILADRGYSVTG, translated from the coding sequence GTGGCGAAGGACTCACTCAGTGACGTCGCCGGACTGCCGGACGAACTCGGCCTCGACGAGGCGTTCGCTCAGGAACAACAGCAGTTGACCGTCCGCGTCGAGTCGCGGCGGTACGGCAAACCCATGACCATCGTGGAGGGGTTCGACGACGACCTCACCAGCGCGAGCGACCTGAAGGAACTCGCCTCGGACCTCAAGAAGGCCGTCGGCGCGGGTGGCACCGTGACCGAGGGACATATCGAGATCCAGGGCGACCAGACCGAACGGGTGCGCGAGATCCTCGCGGACCGTGGCTACTCCGTGACCGGCTAG
- a CDS encoding TVP38/TMEM64 family protein, protein MDRPTGTSLFTSRAARRGALVRVGLLVLVVAGAGALLVTLVPALTDPERLRAEVRAFGPYAPLAFVALQTVQVVIAPIPGQLLGGVAGYLFGGLAGSGYSLLGVALGSALAIGATRRFGRSYAERVLDEDVLARFDAVVDAVGEPGLFVMFLLPVFPDDALCFLAGLTEIPVSRLLVLVVVGRAPTFVLAAYLGGSVAESNLLLAGLLAATMAVLAVVGYRHREALVAAVEG, encoded by the coding sequence ATGGACCGACCGACCGGCACCTCGCTGTTCACCTCCCGGGCGGCCCGTCGCGGCGCGCTCGTCCGGGTCGGCCTCCTCGTCCTCGTGGTGGCCGGTGCCGGCGCCCTGCTCGTGACGCTGGTCCCGGCGCTGACCGACCCCGAGCGGTTGCGCGCCGAGGTCCGGGCGTTCGGCCCGTACGCCCCGCTGGCGTTCGTCGCGCTCCAGACCGTGCAGGTGGTGATCGCGCCGATCCCGGGCCAGTTGCTGGGGGGTGTCGCCGGTTACCTGTTCGGCGGCCTCGCGGGGAGCGGCTACTCCCTGCTCGGGGTCGCACTGGGGAGTGCGCTCGCCATCGGCGCGACCCGCCGGTTCGGCCGGTCGTACGCCGAGCGCGTCCTCGACGAGGACGTCCTCGCCCGCTTCGACGCGGTCGTCGACGCCGTCGGCGAACCGGGGCTGTTCGTCATGTTCCTCCTCCCGGTCTTCCCCGACGACGCGCTCTGCTTCCTCGCCGGCCTGACCGAGATCCCCGTCTCGCGCCTGCTCGTGCTCGTCGTCGTCGGCCGGGCACCCACGTTCGTCCTCGCCGCCTACCTCGGCGGGAGCGTCGCGGAGTCGAACCTCCTGCTCGCGGGACTGCTGGCGGCCACGATGGCCGTCCTCGCCGTCGTGGGCTACCGACACCGCGAGGCGCTCGTGGCCGCCGTCGAGGGGTGA
- the mutS gene encoding DNA mismatch repair protein MutS, with the protein MNTEAALGAPEAMQGELTPMLTQYRDLCARYDDSLVLFQVGDFYETFCDAAEVTARVCEITLTKREDSTGRYPMAGIPVDNAEGYIETLLDAGFRVAVADQVEEPEEATGPVERAVTRVVTPGTLTEAELLGGDENNFVAALVEGEEGYGLAMLDVSTGDFYATGTTDAATLRDEAGRFDPAEAVVGPDVSVPEAREVFGGDCMVTPYDAGAFGFDRAHERVSDYFGRPETLLASPAEIRACGALLAYAEYARGTTDEGERDRLDYLTHLTRYDPREYMLLDAVALRSLELFERRSVHGATGTALVDVLDETACALGRRRLHDWLRRPLLDTDEIRARQGAVEELVGDLSTREFLHERLHDVYDVERLIARISRGRGNARDLRSLHDTLAVVPALREALAGAESDRLRDLHERLDPLEDVRETIDEAVAEDPPIELTEGGVVREGYDERLDELRQTEREGKRWIDSLEAEERERTGVDSLKVGFNQVHGYYIEVTKANTDRVPEDYQRRQTLKNSERYYTPELKEREDEIVRAEGRADDLEYELFREVRAAVGDETERVQRVADAVAELDTLVSLATVAAEHDYCRPEVGETDSVHVERGRHPVVERTQQSFVPNDAHLPREAPVTVLTGPNMSGKSTYMRQVALVCVLAQIGSFVPAASARLPVLDRIFTRVGASDDIAGGRSTFMVEMDELAGILQHASEDSLVLLDEVGRGTSTADGFAIARAVTEHLHDETEAFTLFATHHHDLTAVADSLPRARNRHFSATREGGSVTFDHDVREGPATASYGVDVARMAGVPDSVVERARALLGPEEASNGHSASDVEPATNGHHAPDELLERLREVDIGNTTPVEALNTLAALKRRAEERE; encoded by the coding sequence ATGAACACGGAGGCGGCACTGGGCGCGCCCGAGGCGATGCAGGGGGAACTCACCCCGATGCTCACCCAGTACCGCGACCTCTGTGCCCGCTACGACGACTCGCTCGTCCTCTTCCAGGTGGGCGACTTCTACGAGACGTTCTGCGACGCCGCCGAGGTCACCGCCCGCGTCTGCGAGATCACCCTCACCAAGCGCGAGGACTCGACCGGCCGCTACCCGATGGCCGGCATCCCCGTCGACAACGCCGAGGGGTACATCGAGACCCTCCTCGACGCGGGCTTCCGCGTCGCCGTCGCCGACCAGGTGGAGGAACCCGAGGAGGCCACGGGACCGGTCGAGCGGGCGGTCACACGCGTCGTCACGCCCGGCACGCTCACCGAGGCCGAACTGCTCGGGGGCGACGAGAACAACTTCGTCGCCGCACTGGTCGAGGGCGAGGAGGGCTACGGCCTCGCCATGCTGGACGTCTCGACGGGTGACTTCTACGCCACCGGCACCACGGACGCGGCCACGCTGCGCGACGAGGCGGGCCGGTTCGACCCCGCCGAGGCCGTCGTCGGCCCGGACGTCTCGGTCCCCGAGGCGCGCGAGGTATTCGGCGGCGACTGCATGGTCACGCCGTACGACGCCGGGGCGTTCGGGTTCGACCGGGCACACGAGCGCGTGAGCGACTACTTCGGCCGGCCGGAGACGCTCCTCGCCTCGCCCGCCGAGATTCGGGCCTGCGGCGCCCTGCTCGCGTACGCCGAGTACGCCAGAGGGACCACCGACGAGGGCGAACGCGACCGACTCGACTACCTCACGCACCTCACGCGCTACGACCCGCGCGAGTACATGCTGCTGGACGCGGTCGCCCTGCGCTCGCTCGAACTGTTCGAGCGCCGGTCGGTCCACGGCGCGACGGGCACCGCGCTCGTCGACGTGCTGGACGAGACGGCCTGCGCGCTCGGCCGCCGGAGGCTCCACGACTGGCTCCGCCGACCGCTGCTCGACACCGACGAGATCCGGGCGCGACAGGGGGCCGTCGAGGAACTCGTCGGCGACCTCTCCACGCGGGAGTTCCTCCACGAGCGCCTCCACGACGTCTACGACGTGGAGCGACTCATCGCCCGCATCTCGCGGGGGCGCGGGAACGCACGCGACCTGCGCTCGCTCCACGACACCCTCGCCGTCGTCCCGGCCCTGCGCGAGGCGCTGGCCGGTGCCGAGAGCGACCGACTCCGTGACCTGCACGAGCGACTGGACCCCCTCGAAGACGTCCGTGAGACCATCGACGAGGCCGTCGCGGAGGACCCACCCATCGAGCTCACCGAGGGCGGCGTCGTCCGCGAGGGGTACGACGAGCGACTGGACGAACTCCGGCAGACCGAACGCGAGGGGAAACGCTGGATCGACTCGTTGGAGGCCGAGGAGCGCGAACGCACCGGCGTCGACTCGCTGAAGGTCGGCTTCAACCAGGTCCACGGCTACTACATCGAGGTGACGAAGGCCAACACCGACCGCGTGCCCGAGGACTACCAGCGCCGCCAGACCCTGAAGAACAGCGAGCGGTACTACACGCCCGAGTTGAAGGAGCGCGAGGACGAGATCGTCCGGGCCGAGGGCCGGGCCGACGACCTCGAGTACGAACTGTTCCGGGAGGTCCGGGCGGCCGTCGGCGACGAGACCGAGCGCGTCCAGCGGGTCGCCGACGCCGTCGCGGAACTCGACACGCTCGTCTCGCTGGCGACCGTCGCGGCCGAGCACGACTACTGCCGGCCCGAGGTTGGAGAGACCGACAGCGTCCACGTCGAGCGGGGCCGGCACCCCGTCGTCGAGCGGACCCAGCAGTCGTTCGTCCCGAACGACGCGCACCTCCCGCGCGAGGCGCCGGTGACGGTCCTGACCGGCCCGAACATGAGCGGGAAGTCGACGTACATGCGGCAGGTGGCCCTCGTCTGCGTCCTCGCGCAGATCGGGAGTTTCGTCCCCGCCGCGTCCGCACGCCTGCCCGTCCTCGACCGTATCTTCACCCGCGTGGGCGCGAGCGACGACATCGCCGGCGGCCGCTCGACGTTCATGGTCGAGATGGACGAACTCGCGGGCATCCTCCAGCACGCCAGCGAGGACTCACTCGTCCTGCTGGACGAGGTGGGCCGCGGCACCTCCACGGCCGACGGGTTCGCCATCGCCCGCGCGGTGACCGAGCACCTCCACGACGAGACCGAGGCGTTCACCCTGTTCGCCACGCACCACCACGACCTCACGGCCGTCGCCGACTCGCTCCCGCGCGCACGGAACCGGCACTTCTCGGCGACCCGCGAGGGCGGAAGCGTCACCTTCGACCACGACGTGCGCGAGGGACCTGCCACCGCCTCCTACGGCGTCGACGTGGCGCGGATGGCCGGGGTGCCCGACTCGGTGGTCGAGCGAGCGCGGGCGTTGCTCGGGCCGGAGGAAGCGTCGAACGGTCACAGTGCCAGTGACGTGGAACCGGCGACGAACGGGCACCACGCACCCGACGAACTCCTCGAACGCCTCCGCGAGGTGGACATCGGGAACACCACCCCGGTGGAGGCGCTGAACACGCTCGCGGCGTTGAAACGCAGGGCCGAGGAGCGCGAGTAG
- a CDS encoding NAD(P)/FAD-dependent oxidoreductase, with protein MHVCIVGGGIVGLASAHALATHGAAVTLVEQGHLGSGSTDRAVGGIRAQFSRPENVRLSLASTTVWETFEERFGVDIGYRREGYLFLARGEETAAALRESAGMQADLGVPVAVLSPTEATEHCPELRADRYALATYSPTDGWADPHLAVQGYASGCRAAGVDLRTRTAVTDLLTDGERVVGVETADGEVRADHVVNAAGAWAARLAAMADLEVPVSPRRRQVAVVDPETPLPESVPLVVDLESGSYFRPEREGRALVGGHFATADDPADPDHFREKVDTDWAVTAVERAGETARYFGPETRLRSGWAGLYAVTPDHSPILERTVPGFVQAVGFSGHGFQHAPATGQVVADLCLGGETDLVDLGAFRGDRFDGSTTSESHVA; from the coding sequence GTGCACGTCTGTATCGTCGGTGGCGGCATCGTCGGCCTCGCCAGCGCTCACGCACTCGCCACGCACGGGGCCGCGGTGACGCTCGTGGAGCAGGGTCACCTCGGCAGCGGGTCGACCGACCGCGCCGTCGGTGGCATCCGCGCGCAGTTCTCCCGGCCGGAGAACGTCCGGCTCTCGCTGGCGAGCACGACCGTCTGGGAGACCTTCGAGGAGCGCTTCGGCGTCGACATCGGCTACCGGCGCGAGGGCTACCTGTTCCTCGCGCGTGGCGAGGAGACCGCCGCCGCCCTCCGCGAGTCCGCGGGGATGCAGGCCGACCTCGGGGTGCCCGTGGCGGTGCTCTCCCCGACCGAGGCGACCGAGCACTGCCCCGAACTCCGGGCCGACCGCTACGCGCTGGCGACCTACTCGCCGACCGACGGCTGGGCCGACCCCCACCTCGCGGTACAGGGGTACGCCAGCGGGTGCCGGGCGGCAGGCGTCGACCTGCGGACCAGGACGGCGGTGACGGACCTGCTGACCGACGGCGAGCGCGTGGTGGGCGTCGAGACGGCCGATGGCGAGGTCCGGGCCGACCACGTGGTGAACGCCGCAGGGGCGTGGGCCGCTCGCCTCGCCGCGATGGCCGACCTCGAGGTGCCGGTCTCGCCCCGCCGCCGGCAGGTCGCGGTCGTCGACCCCGAGACGCCCCTCCCCGAGTCGGTCCCGCTCGTCGTGGACCTCGAATCCGGGTCGTACTTCCGCCCCGAACGCGAGGGCCGGGCGCTCGTCGGCGGGCACTTCGCGACGGCGGACGACCCCGCTGACCCCGACCACTTCCGCGAGAAGGTGGACACCGACTGGGCGGTCACGGCCGTCGAGCGGGCGGGCGAGACGGCCCGTTACTTCGGGCCGGAGACGCGCCTCCGGAGCGGGTGGGCCGGACTCTACGCCGTGACGCCGGACCACAGCCCGATTCTGGAGAGGACTGTGCCGGGGTTCGTGCAGGCCGTCGGGTTCTCCGGCCACGGGTTCCAGCACGCCCCGGCGACCGGACAGGTGGTCGCCGACCTGTGTCTCGGCGGGGAGACCGACCTCGTCGACCTCGGGGCGTTCCGTGGCGACCGGTTCGACGGTTCGACGACGTCCGAGTCACACGTCGCCTGA
- the pheT gene encoding phenylalanine--tRNA ligase subunit beta gives MPVVDVDPDELRRLTGHEEKDDEELKSDLFALGLEFEGETEDGEFQLEFAPDRLDRLSVEGVARSLRYQYGDDRGVYIPTTNSAEWVIEVDESVPEERPYVTGAIVRGLDMTEEKLESLIQLQEKLHATMGRKRAKGAIGVHDLAMLKGRAGAGEGDKPKSITYRGVDPDGDRFVPLDADTDMTPREVLTDHDTGATYAPLVEDLERFPAIYDDVGLFSFPPVINGKRTEVDEGTRDVFVEMTGTDQWTIDRMLNIVCYALDARAGRVELVDVEYPDRTLERPDLSTDTKTVAHSRIESVLGIPLDSEAVVDLLERSGLDATVETDEEAGTVTYEAGIPPYRVDVLHPLDVVDDVGRAYGFNDLEPRYPDVSTVGGRHERSRVEDAARDALVGLGFEDLLNFHMISEAENFDRLSVAPGDGYGAEEPVTITEPYSEDYTMLRTWALPSLLMVLENNTHRAYPQDLAEIGLAAHRDDAENTGVAEHRTVAAVLARSEASYEDAKSRLVALARAFGTAVETPATEHPSFIPGRVADVVVDGETVGVIGEVHPEVVVEHDVEVPVAAFELRLDALR, from the coding sequence ATGCCGGTCGTCGACGTCGACCCCGACGAGCTGCGGCGGCTCACGGGCCACGAGGAGAAGGACGACGAGGAGCTCAAGTCGGACCTGTTCGCGCTCGGGCTGGAGTTCGAGGGCGAGACGGAGGACGGCGAGTTCCAGCTGGAGTTCGCCCCCGACCGACTGGACCGCCTCAGCGTGGAGGGGGTCGCCCGGTCGCTGCGCTACCAGTACGGCGACGACCGCGGGGTCTACATCCCGACCACGAACAGCGCCGAGTGGGTCATCGAGGTGGACGAGTCGGTCCCCGAGGAGCGCCCGTACGTCACGGGCGCCATCGTCCGCGGGCTGGACATGACCGAGGAGAAACTGGAGTCGCTCATCCAGTTGCAGGAGAAGCTCCACGCGACGATGGGGCGCAAGCGGGCGAAGGGCGCCATCGGCGTCCACGACCTCGCGATGCTGAAGGGTCGCGCCGGCGCGGGCGAGGGTGACAAGCCCAAGTCCATCACCTACCGTGGCGTGGACCCGGACGGCGACCGGTTCGTCCCGCTCGACGCGGACACGGACATGACCCCGCGCGAGGTGCTGACCGACCACGACACGGGCGCGACGTACGCACCGCTCGTCGAGGACCTGGAGCGGTTCCCGGCCATCTACGACGACGTGGGGCTGTTCTCGTTCCCGCCGGTCATCAACGGCAAGCGGACCGAGGTGGACGAGGGGACCCGCGACGTGTTCGTCGAGATGACGGGCACCGACCAGTGGACCATCGACCGGATGCTCAACATCGTCTGCTACGCGCTCGACGCCCGCGCGGGGCGCGTCGAGCTGGTGGACGTGGAGTACCCGGACCGCACCCTCGAGCGGCCGGACCTCTCGACGGACACGAAGACCGTCGCGCACTCGCGCATCGAGTCGGTGCTCGGCATCCCGCTGGACTCGGAGGCGGTCGTGGACCTGCTGGAGCGCTCGGGCCTCGACGCGACCGTCGAGACGGACGAGGAGGCCGGGACGGTCACCTACGAGGCCGGTATCCCGCCCTACCGCGTGGACGTGCTCCACCCGCTCGACGTGGTGGACGACGTGGGTCGGGCCTACGGGTTCAACGACCTCGAGCCGCGCTACCCGGACGTCTCGACGGTCGGCGGGCGCCACGAGCGCTCCCGCGTCGAGGACGCGGCCCGCGACGCCCTCGTCGGCCTCGGGTTCGAGGACCTCCTGAACTTCCACATGATCAGCGAGGCGGAGAACTTCGACCGCCTCTCCGTGGCGCCCGGTGACGGCTACGGTGCCGAGGAGCCGGTGACCATCACCGAACCCTACAGCGAGGACTACACCATGTTGCGGACGTGGGCGCTCCCCTCGCTGCTGATGGTCCTGGAGAACAACACGCACCGGGCGTACCCGCAGGACCTCGCGGAGATCGGCCTCGCGGCCCACCGCGACGACGCGGAGAACACCGGCGTCGCCGAACACCGGACCGTCGCCGCGGTGCTCGCCCGGAGTGAGGCCTCCTACGAGGACGCCAAGTCGCGGCTGGTGGCACTCGCGCGGGCGTTCGGCACGGCGGTCGAGACGCCCGCCACCGAGCACCCGTCGTTCATCCCGGGCCGCGTGGCCGACGTGGTGGTGGACGGCGAGACGGTCGGTGTCATCGGCGAGGTGCACCCCGAGGTCGTCGTGGAACACGACGTGGAGGTGCCCGTCGCGGCGTTCGAACTTCGGCTCGACGCGCTGCGGTAG
- the nucS gene encoding endonuclease NucS, whose amino-acid sequence METLVDPTAEAAHALLERRLDGETLVTVYGRCTVEYDGRAASSLGPGDRLLVLKPDGTALVHTTENQKPVNWQPPGCTHEVSLVDGGLRVRSERSTPAEELRVAFETVEQVSAFDARDEEDLALTGTEEDLRQRILDDPDLVESGFRPLATERETSAGAVDVYGEDREGRTVVLELKRRRVGPDAVGQLVRYVEALRRELHTDAEIRGVLVAPSVTDRARELLGEEGLEFVSLTPRASDD is encoded by the coding sequence GTGGAGACGCTGGTCGACCCCACCGCCGAGGCGGCCCACGCGCTGCTCGAGCGTCGCCTCGACGGCGAGACGCTCGTCACCGTCTACGGCCGCTGTACCGTCGAGTACGACGGCCGCGCGGCGTCCTCGCTCGGCCCCGGCGACCGACTCCTCGTCCTCAAACCGGACGGGACGGCGCTCGTCCACACCACGGAGAACCAGAAGCCGGTGAACTGGCAGCCCCCCGGTTGCACCCACGAGGTGTCGCTGGTCGACGGGGGCCTCCGGGTGCGCTCGGAGCGCTCGACCCCCGCGGAGGAACTGCGCGTCGCGTTCGAGACGGTCGAGCAGGTCTCGGCGTTCGACGCCCGCGACGAGGAGGACCTCGCGCTCACGGGGACGGAGGAGGACCTCCGCCAGCGCATCCTCGACGACCCCGACCTCGTGGAGTCTGGGTTCCGGCCGCTGGCGACCGAGCGCGAGACGAGCGCCGGCGCCGTCGACGTCTACGGCGAGGACCGCGAGGGCCGGACGGTGGTGCTGGAGTTGAAACGACGGCGGGTCGGACCGGACGCGGTCGGGCAACTGGTGCGCTACGTCGAGGCGCTCCGTCGGGAGTTGCACACCGACGCGGAGATCAGGGGGGTGCTGGTCGCGCCGAGCGTGACCGACCGGGCGCGGGAGTTGCTGGGGGAGGAGGGGCTGGAGTTCGTCTCGTTGACGCCTCGGGCCTCGGACGACTGA